TGAAATTTACCATGCCTCTCCCGCCCGCAACCCCTCTTTCATGCAACAACGCCATTATCCAGGCGTAACCGCAGAGGTTTGCGTGCAGATAACGATGCGTGAGGCCAATAATCGGGGATATGAGTGTCTACTCGTTGAAGACGCGACGGAGAGCTATTTCCCAGAGGTTAAGCAAGCGACGCTGGATATGGTCTGTGCCCAAGGGGGAATCGTGGGTTGGGTTGGTACGACGGACGATTTGATATCCGGGATTCACGCACTACACGCACCCTAGGGTTGAACGCCGGGTAACGCACCGATTCGTGTATCTGTCATTGATGTTCTCTGCCATGCACAACTGCTGTATAGCAGCCTGGAATTGAAGGTTTAGCATACAACAATGAGCGATCGCCATATCGATTAGGACATTTAGGTAGGATAGCGAAGCCGCCCCACCCACATGTCCATGTCCTAAGCTAGCTGGCAACAGCTATATTTTAAGATATCGAGAATGCCGAAAATCATGGACTGGCCTGGTTTTTGCTTACGGGACTGGCGCGATTCGAACGCGCGACCTACCGCTTAGGAGGCGGTTGCTCTATCCTGCTGAGCTACAGCCCCAGGATTAGCCAATCATAACAGATGCGGTTTGCCCCTCAGATCGCCATACGTCCGTCCAGGGTGATCCTCCCACCTCCAATCCACAGACTTGGCTATGGGCTTCTAGAATGGGCTGGGTGCGATCGCCCTTGTCATACAACCGCAAGGTCAGACTACCGTGCATCGTATCACAGCAACAGAACACCAATCCCTGCTCGGTGGGGGCACGGAGGGGCGTTCCAGGGTGAGTCGTTGTGCCCACCAGTTCAACGGCATAGTCGCCATTATCCGCCCACATCCGCCATGTTCCCCAGGGATGAATCTCCCAGTTCACCGACCCATTCCAGGGTACGAACTCGTAAAACTGCCCTCGATAGTGAATCCCCACCATTGCCACCGATTCCATCCAGGCGATGACCCGTCGTCGTCCACCTCCGGCAGTTAAGGCTAAATCCGGTTCGTTCTCAAAGGCGTTGCAGTTGAGCCAAAACCACTTTTGCGGAAAGCTGCCGCCCCAGTTCTTTTCGCTGTAGGCGGGAGCATGGTCAAAGGTGTAGCGATCGCCCTTCCATTCAATCCAGCCCGTTGCCCAACCGTGCGCCATTAGAATTTGCCACCCCGGTTCAAAGATTTGAAACTGAGAGAGCCAGCCAGCGGTGGATTGCTGTGGCTGATCGGAATTGCCCCAACCGTAGACGGGCGTGATTTCGTACTGCCAGCGGGCGGAGTGGCCTGTGCCGGGATCGCGGAGCGTGCCCTGATGCCAGGTCGCCGTTGCCTGATAGCCTTCCCGAATCTGAGCTTCAAACTCATCGGGAGTAAGGTGTTGCGGTTGGAGATCCAGAGAGGGCGATCGCCAGTGTCCTAAGCCCAACCCATCCCGCCATGCCCAGAATTGGCTCACATCGGCAAAGGAACGACAGAGGTATTCATCATTGGGGCCTAGGATTTGGGCTGCGCCGCCGCTATGGGGTTTGCCACCGATCGGATCTTCGATGGAATACATGAAGGCGAAGGTTTGCCGAATATCAGGCAGCGTGACGCGGTAATACCATCCTTCAAAAAAACGGCGATCGCTGCCGTCCCAGTGGTATCCACTGTGGGGTGTTTGCAATGAATAGGGAAAACTAGAGAAAAGACGTACCATTGATCGTGCAGATGCTGATAGATGGGCAGACTGGGCAACTTCTTTGCCAACGTTTCTAGTATGAGCTATTGCCTCAATCCTGGTTGCCAATATCCCCATAACCCGGAGACGGCACAGTTTTGTCAGAACTGTGGAGCACCGATGCGGCTGAGCGATCGCTATCGGGCGATTAAACCCATTGGGCATGGGGGCTTTGGCAAAACGTTTCTTGCGGTTGATGAGTATCGCCCATCCCGACCCAAGTGCGTGATTAAGCAATTTTGCCCAGACCAGTTGGAGGCGCATCGCCTGGTCAAAGCCCAGGAGCTATTTCACCAAGAAGCTGTACGATTGGAGCATTTAGGGCACCATCCCCAAATTCCCTACCTGTTGGCGCACTTTACCCAGGCTCCCTATCACTACCTGGTGCAGAGCTATGTAGATGGGCAAAATTTAGCGCAGGAGATGGCCCTGTCTGGGGTGTTTAGCGAATCCCAAATTTATGATCTGTTGACAAGCCTGTTGCCCGTGCTTCAGTTTGTTCACGATTGCCAGGTGATTCATCGGGATATTAAACCTGCGAACATCGTGCGGCGACAGCGGGATCAACAACTGGTGTTGGTGGATTTTGGGGCATCTAAACTGGTATCGGATGCGGCGCTCTATCAAACCGGGACGGTGATCGGCAGTGCGGGGTACGCTGCGCCGGAGCAGGCAGGGGGCAAGGCCGTTTTTGCCAGTGATTTGTATAGTTTGGGCGTGACCTGTGTGCATTTGCTGACGAATGTGCCGCCGTTTGATCTCTACTCGTTCACGGATGGAGTGTGGGTGTGGCGAGATTTCTTACCCGCGCCGATTAGTTCAGAGTTAGGGCAAGTGTTGGATCGGTTGCTGCAACCTGCCATTAGTCAACGCTTTCCGTCAGCAGAGGCGGTATTAGAGGTGCTTGGACAGATTGAGCCTGACAGGTCGCGCAGTCTAAGCCGTCGGGGCGTTCGGGGACAATCGAGTATTCAGCGGCCTGCATCTGCGGTTTTGCAAGGGCGATCGCCCCAACAGGCGACACCCAAAACACCATCGTCGTCCGGCTTTCGGATTCGGGTATCGTCGCAACCCCTGGTGTGGCGATGCCTTCACACCCTGCACGCCCATGCCAATTCCGTCGCGGCGATCGCCATGAGTCCGACCGGAAAGTTCTTTGCGAGCGCTGGTTTTGATCGCACCATCAAGCTATGGCATTTGGGAACGGGGGCATTGATTACGACCTTTGAAGGCCATCGTGCTCCCGTATTATCGATTGTCTTCAGTCCCGATGGGCGATCGCTGATTAGCGGCAGCGTGGATAATACGATTCGGATTTGGGATGTGGAAACGGAGGCATTGCAGCGGCAGTTGACCCATCAAGCGATCGCCGCTGTCACCATATCATTGGCGATGAGTCCCGATGGACAGGCGATCGTGACGGGTAGCGATGACCACATGGTGCGGATCTGGCAACTCGGCACCGGGAAGCTGCTACGCCTGATTCCCCATCCCCGTGCGGTGGCGGCGGTGGCGATTAGTCCCAATGGGCAGTTTTTGATTAGCGCCTGTACCGATAACCTCATCCGGATTTGGAACTTTAGCACTGGCGAACTGATTCACACCCTCGATGCCCATAAGCGGGATGTAAACTGTGTGGCGGTTCATCCTGAAAATACGCTGTTGGTGAGTGGCAGCAGCGATAACACCGTGAACCTGTGGGATTTGGAGTCTGGTGTTTTAAAGCGATCGCTCATTGGACACTTAGACTGGGTGCGGGCGGTGTGCATTAGTCCCAATGGTCAGCTTTTAGCGAGTACCAGCGATGACCACACGATTAAGCTCTGGAGTTTGCCCAAGGGAACGCTGCTCCACACCCTGACCGGAACACGGGATGGACATCATCGGGCAGTGAACGCGATCGCCTTTAGTCCCGATAGTCGGACGTTGATCAGCGGCAGTGGCGATCGCACCCTCAAGATCTGGCGATATCAGTAAAGCAATCTATCGCTCAACCATGCGCTTGGTGCGGTAGGTGACGTTTGCCCCATCGTTGGATTGTTCCAACACCAATAATGGAGTTGGCTTCGCCTTTTGATCCCAGTGCAGCGACGCAATCCGGTTTTGAATTACGGGTTGCCAGTTGTCCTCTTCTGCCTCTGGACTCATAAACTGTTCCAAACAGTCCACGATTTGGCTGACAGTTGCTGATGTCGCCTGGGTGGGCAATTTTGTCATTTTGATCTGAACCCGGAACAGCACGCGCGTCTCCGACTTAGGCTGGTCGTGCAGCCTATACTCGACGTCAAAGATTTCGTCGATTTGTTTACCCCCACTACCCGCAATGCCAACTACACCTGTATTGCCCGCAGGCGCAGCCCGCAACGCCACGGAAATTCGCTCTTTAACCTTAATTTTGAGTTGGTTAATAATCTGGAATCGAAATTGATCCTCATCCATCCGCATTCGCAGATAGTCCAGGTTAAATTCGCGGGAGTGGATTAGGTCAGGATTGCGCTCCATTTTGCTGATGGTTTGCAGAGCTAAGCGCAATTTCTTCTGCAAATCGCGATTTTTCAATTCCTCAAACCGCTTTTCTTTGGCAAGTTTATCAAACTTCAGCTTGCCGTAAACCCCCAGCCCGATGAGTAGAACTGCTAAAACTCCTGTCGAGGTCATCCACAGCTTTGGTGCTCCGGGCAGGTTGCCTGATGGGGATTGAGCCAAGGTGGATGTGGGGTAGAGCGTTGGGGTATTCATGGAATCTACCTACTGTTTGATAGAGCAACTAACGGCGATCGTTCAACCCGAAGGCGTTGGGTCGAACTACTGAAGCACCCGGTTTTCAGGACCAGTGACGAGGGGGGATGGTACATCATACAGGGTGATGCACTCCCTATCCGAGGGGTTTGTGGAAATCCTACGCAGGAGCCATCGCGATCGCGTTCAGCTCAACAATGCATAGAAACGGTGAATATGGTTCAACCTCCATACCGTTGTTCCCGAATCGGCAATTTAAATGTCTATAGTAGTCGAAGGTTGTGTTCAGCCGTGGGTGGGGGCGAACCCCCTACCTGAAGACGCAGCCTTCTCACGGCTGGTCTTAACAAGTGTTACAGCCCGGTACGGTTTCCCCAGGCATCATGTATCAGCAGCCGTTTCCAAATGAATAAAGCATCCATTTAGACTTCGTTTTGACTGTTGACGATGAGCCACACTCCTATCATGCCCCCATCCAGGGTGAAATGGTTCAGCAATTTTGAGGAGAGGGGCTGCAAAGGCACACAGGCGAGGGCTTAGAGAATTTAGTGAATCCAGCGCGATCGCTCCCTGCGGGCATCCAAATGACATAGATAGGGATACTGCGCGTATCGTCCTAACCCACCGGGCCACCAGGGATCGAGGGCCCAGTAGATTTGATCCCCCGTTAACCCTTCGCAATAGAAGTCGATCGCATCGCCTACCCCATGGTGACGTTGGGAGATTCCAGCGACATGCGTATGGTCATCCGTCGGACAATACCAGGTTATGATGCAAAAGGGTCGCCCAATCCGGTTCCTCGCCTCCTGAGCTAGTCGCGCAATTCTCACAATCGCGTCTACAGCATTTTGGTTGGGCGGCATCCGCGTTCCGCCGTGGGTGGCCTCAGCCCAGGTAAAGGTTCCATTGGGAATAATAGCGGCATAGATTTGAATATTATCGGGTGTCCAGCGGCTGGGACGGGGAGGCAAGGGTGTAGCTTGGGGCGGAGGGGCGGCCTCTGGAGAACTGGGGTGCGCCCGCTGCATCCGTTGAACATCGTCTAACAACGATTCCAGAGCGGTCTCCTGATCCTTCAGCTTTCGCCAAAGCTGCACCAAGCGGATCAAGGCTTCCCGTTGGTGGTCTTCTTCGTGATAGGTAATCGGAATTTGTTTCACGAATGCCAGCAGTTCCCGGTCTAAGTGGGCGGCAACGCTTAACAACTGCTCGCGGTTTTCCGGTGCAGTGGAAAGGGACTGCGGATCGATACCAATGGCAGTAAGGGCACTGGCTCGCGAGTCAAGCTGTCGCCAGAGGCGATAGGCTTCGGTGATGGCGTGACGCTGTTCGGCTTTGCGCTGGTACTGCTGGGGAATGCGCTGAACGAAGGCAATCAAAGCCGGATCAATGAGTGCTAGATCGGTTTCGGCAGAGATATTTTTCTGTAAGGAGGCGATCGCCCCTTCGCGGGAATCCAATTGTCGCCAAAGTTGGACTAATCGGATTAGGGCTTCCCGTTGATTGGGATAGCCGCTGTAATGTCGCGCTACGTTTTGGGCAAACAGCATTAAACCGCGATCGACCATGCCCTCGTCTATCGATTCGGTAAGGGGAGTGTGGGGCGGCATCTCGCGCAAAAAGTTGATGGCGATTTGGCGGTTGTCGAACTTGCGCCAGAGGCGAAAGGCTTCCACCACAGCATCCCGCTGTTGCACCAGTCCTTTGTAGTAACGGGGGACTCGTTCCGCAAAGGTGAGCAATGCCCCGTCCAGATAGGCCAGATTTTGGGGCATCGAGACAGCCTGAAAGGATTGGGCAATGTCCTCTAGGTAAGCGGCCTTGAGGGTGTCAAAGTCTGTGGATTCGAGAAGGGCAGCACTGAAGTCGTTGACGTTTGGGGTGTAGCCGTTGGCAATTTCTTGAAGAAAGCGATCGGTGTAGCGTCCCTGATCGGGATCCCAAATATCCGTGCCGCGCCATCCCGTTGCCGTCAACACGCTGGTGAGACTCCGCAGGGTATTGGCAGCGTACTGTACCTGGCCTGAGAAGGTTTTCAAAATATCGGGCGGAATCCGGTTTGCAGGGGAAATCCCCAATCCGGTTTCTTCGTCATTGAGGAATGGCGATTGGTGGGCTGCGTATAGAGCCGCCAAGATAGATTTGTGGATGCCCGTGCGCTCGGCATCGATGAGATAGTAGTAGTTGCGCTGATCGGCTGCAAGTTTTGCCATAGCCACCCCTAGCGTATCAATTTCATTTTCAGGCTACCTAATCACCAAGTGTATGACGTTTATCCCCAAAAGTTTGCAAACAGCGCCAGATTTTGTGGCTCGGTTGTCCGATATCAGCTTAGTCGCTACGGATATGGATGGCACATTGACCTTGGATGGACGGTTTACGATCGCCCTTTTGGAATCCTGGGAACGGTTGCGCCAGGTGGGGGTAGAGGTGCTGATCGTGACGGGGCGATCGGCGGGGTGGGTGAATGGCTTGAGTCATTATTTTCCGATTGTGGGGGCGATCGCTGAGAATGGCGGGTTGTTCTACAAAACGGGTCACGAGCACCCCGATTATCTGGTGGACCTGGAGGACATTTCCACCCATCGCCAGCGTTTACGGGAGATGTTTGATCAGCTTTGTCAAGATTTTCCGAACCTGCGGGAATCGGGAGATAATGCCTTTCGGCTCACGGACTGGACGTTTGATGTGACGGGCTTATCGGATGCGGAGTTGGATCAGTTGGGCGATCGCTGCCGTCAGCAGGGGTGGAGTTTTACCTACAGTACGGTGCAATGCCACATTAAGCCTGCAACCCAGGATAAGGCGGATGGATTGTTGACCGTTCTGGATCGCCATTTTCCTCGCCTAAACCCGGATCAGGTTATTACCGTTGGCGATAGTCCTAACGATGAAAGTTTGTTTGATGCCCGTCGGTTTCCGCTGTCCGTGGGCGTTGCTAATTTGCGGCACTATGGCGATCGCCTCACCCATCATCCCACCGTAATCACCACCGAAGCCGAGGTTAACGGATTTTGTGAATTAGTAGGGGCGATCGTCACCGCTCATACGTCTGGATGACATGGCTTCGATTCTGCACGGGCAGGTTTAGCCGACCGACTTCGGTCAGTATCCCGATTATGGACAAAACCCGCCCCAAATTAGATTATTTCTTTGGATTTCGCTGTCCCGGTAATGCAGGCCGCTCCTGATACGGCATGGGAATATACTGCACCGATGGTCGTCCCATTTGCGGTTGGGGATAGAGATCCATTAGCTTATAAATTTCCAACGGCAGATTCGCCAATACGGGCAAGCCCATTTCCGTGGCTTCCTCAACGGTGATCGGGTAGTCGTGGGTGACAACGCCCGTGGTCAGGCGATCAATGATTTTCTCGATATTTTCTGGTTCGATTTTCTGAACGGGAACGTTATCTTCCAACAGCGTTCGCACAAAGGCTTGAACTTGACGCTGGGCTTTTTGGGCAATGTCAGCCATGACCAAGGTTTGATCGTCAATATCGCTGATGGGTTTATCCTGCACCACCTTAATCAAGCTAGCGGCTGGCAGGCTCCCCAGTTGAGGATCAACAGGCCCCAAGACCGCATTGGGATCCATCACAATTTCATCCGAGGCGAGGGCAAGCATGGTGCCGCCGCTCATGGCGTAGTGGGGAATGAAAACTGTGACTTTTGCTTGGTGACGAATCAGGGCACGGGCAATCTGTTCCGTCGCTAGCACCAACCCACCGGGCGTATGCAAAATCAGATCAATCGGTACATCGGGCGGCGTGAGCCGAATCGCACGCAGAACTTGTTCCGAGTCTTCGATGCTAATGAAGCTGGACACGGGAATGCCGAACAAACTCACCGATTCTTGACGATGAATGAGCAAGATCACCCGACTACCGCGCGATCGCTCAAATTGTTGAATACTGCTGACTCGCTGTGTCTCAATCCGCCGCCGCTGTAAAAACGGCTGTACCGTCGAAATGATCAGAAAGACCCAGAATAAGTCCAAGAAATTGAAATTCATCCCAAGCTACCCAACGGTGACGACAAAGCACTGCTGCTCTTAATATCAGCATGAGTCTGACCCTAAATTCAAATAGCGATACCAAATTTCTGAAGTAGACAATGACGGCTCCAAGGCTGGAATTGCTAATGGTGCAACGTATCTCCAACGCAGACCTGAAGCTTTTCTCCGCGCACAAAACCCAAAATCGATATGAGGGACTGCGCACAGTTTGCCTAGATTCTATGTACGAAAAAATACACTAAAGACGGTTACGAATTCTGCTAAGAGTTTTTAGGCCAACGATCGGGGGGTGGATTAAGAAAAAATACACTAAAGACGGTTACGAATTCTGCTGGGGTCTAGGCATATCTTTTTAATCATTCGGAGAAAATTCTCGATGTCACGACAACAAACGGTTGGAGAACTCAAGGAAAAAACTGGCACAAACCAGTCTGATCGCCTTACGGGTGGAAATCTGAATATCGTTTACGGCTTGAAGGGCGAAGATACCTTAATCTCCAAAAGTGGTTCGTCCCTCGATAACCTCAGTGGAACGGTGCTGGTGGGTGGCAGCAGTGGCGATGTGTACAAGCTGGGTAACCGAGCAATCACCATCATTCTGGACAATGGCGGCTCCAAAGGCGATGGGGCGATCGCCAAAGGTCTGGGTCTAAATTTCGATTCGTCCTACGTGGCTGAACTTGAAGGGAAGCATCTGGTTGCAGGGGATACGGAAAGCGGGCAGGGCGTGCTCCTGCTGAACTGGAAACAAAAGCAGCACCGCATTGAGAACTTCATCCTCGCTGATGGAAAGTTGAGCTATCGGCAGCTCAAAAATAACTACAAAACCTATGGCAACTACCTCGGCAACTATACGCTTGCCAAGATTGAACGGTTGACTGGAGTTGATTTGAGTGCGCTAGGACTATCGTCTTCAAGCCTCGATGCGTCGATTGCCACCATCAGCAAGCGGTCTACCAAACTAGAAAAATCTCGCACGTTTGATGAGGTCATCGGTACAAGCAGAACCGCTCAAGTTGTCGGCACAGTCGAGGACTGGGCAGAACCATCGACCGTAGAGGTTAGCGAAGAACGTTCAGCAGCCCTGTACGCGATCGGAGACTCATCCGGTGATACCGCGACTCAGGGCGAAACCTGTCTCCACGATCTTCTCCCTTGGGCACTGCAAGATCCCTTACTCTGCTATGCGTTACCCGACCCGGGTTTCTAGCCGCGAACTCGCCCTGATTTTTAACGCTCAATCCTGAGTAGTGGGATTGCCCCCATGCAAAAGCGCTCTTTCGACGGACGGCTAAGAGCGCTTTTGCACATGCATGCTCACTGATTGGGACAACGTGACAGCAAAAGCACGCGAAGTGGGTAAGTCCTCGGTAGAATAGGTGAGGCGTTTGAATCGCTTGGGCCAAAACGTCAGCACGATGGCAAGCTACAGGCTAGCCTTAGTTGACGCTTGATATGGGAACTACATAGATAAGGCAGAAACCAAAGCAATGCGTATCTCTCTCAACTGGTTGCGTGAGTACATCGATATCACCCTGTCCCCTGAAGAGTTGGCCGATGCGCTGACGATGGCTGGGTTTGAGGTTGAAGAGATTGAAGACCGTCGAAGTTGGGCGGAAGGCGTGGTGATTGGTCATGTGTTGGAGCGATCGCCCCATCCCAATGCCGATAAGCTCAGCGTGTGTACGGTGGATATTGGTGCGAAAGAATCTTCGACCATCGTTTGCGGTGCGGCTAACGTGCGTGCTGGCATCTATGTTCCGGTCGCTACGTTAGGAACTTATTTGCCCAAAATTGATTTAAAAATTCGTCCGCGCAAGCTGCGGGATGTGCCCTCGGAGGGCATGATCTGTTCCCTGGCGGAAGTCGGTTTGCAAAAAGAGTCCGATGGGATTCACATCTTTACCCAAGACGGATTGAAACCGGGCGAGGATGCGCGTCCCTTCCTGGGTTTGGATGACGTGATTTTGGATCTGACCTCCACCGCCAACCGTGCTGATGTGCTGAGTATGATCGGTGTAGCGCGAGAAGTCGCTGCCATTACGGGCAATTCCCTTCGGTTGCCGGAGATTCCTGAATCCTTTAACTACGGCGACACAGGCAAGCTTTCAATCAGTGTCGATGACTCCAAAGCCTGTCCTATTTATATTGGAACGGCGATCGCCAACGTCACGATTCAGCCCTCCCCGGCGTGGCTGCAGCAACGTCTGGAAGCGGCAGGCACTCGCCCCATTAACAACGTGGTCGATGTCACCAACTATGTGTTGTTGGAGTGGGGACAGCCTCTCCATGCCTTCGATGGCGATCGCCTCCAAGCCTTAGCAGGTAAATCGCCCCTGAAACTGGGGGTGCGGTTGGCGAAATCGGGCGAAACCCTGAAAACCCTAGACGGTCAGGAGCGCAAATTACAGGAACAAAACCTGCTGATTACCGCTAATGATCATCCCGTAGCGCTGGCCGGGGTGATGGGCGGCGAAGATACGGAAGTGTTTGAAGGAACGACGAACTTAATTCTAGAGGCCGCCATCTTTGATTCCGTTGCCATCCGACGCTCGGCACGGGCACAGGGACTCCGCACCGAAGCCTCTGCCCGCTACGAACGAGGGGTCAACCAGGCCGAACTGGAGACGGCTTGCCGACGAGCGCTGCAATTACTAGTAGAACTGGCGGACGGAACCTTAGGAACCCAAGCCGTTGATGATCGACGCACGGCGATCGCCACCACCCAAGCCATCGAACTTCGCCTGGAGCGGGTGAATGAGTTGCTTGGCCCCATTGATCTCAGCAAAGTCCACGGGGCATCAATGACCAGCAGCATGGATGATGCCGATATTGGCGAACTGTCGGTAGCCGATGTGGAGCGAGTGCTGACAGCCTTAGGCTGTCAGATGAAATTCACCGGAGAGGGGGTCTGGGCGGTAACGGTTCCGCCCTACCGCTATCGAGATCTGGAACGAGAAGTGGATCTCATTGAAGAAGTAGCGCGGCTCTACGGCTACAACAACTTCTACGAAACCTTGCCGGATAAAACCGAGCCAGGATTTCTCTCGTTTGAGTATGCGGCATCGCGGAAAGTGCGAACTGCCCTCCAGGCGGTTGGCTTAACGGAACTGATCCACTATTCTCTGGGTAAACCCACGGGCAAGGAAACTGAAATTGCCCTCGCCAATCCGCTTTTAGCGGAATATTCGGCGTTGCGAACCGAACTGCTACCCGGTTTAATCGATGCGTTCCAGTACAACCTAGAGCAAGGCAACGGCGCACTGAATGGCTTTGAGATTGGGCGCATCTTCTGGCGGGATGAGGATGGCTACAACGAAGCGGATATTGTGGCTGGCATCATGGGGGGCGATCGCCGTCAAAGCCGATGGACCACGAGCGGTCAAGAACAGCCCCTCGGTTGGTACGATGCGAAGGGAATTTTGAACGCTGTCTTTGAGCGTTTGGGGCTAACCGTGGAATACCAGCCCGATCGCCGCAATCCCCTTCTCCATCCTGGACGGACGGCCTCGCTCTGGGTTCAAGGAGAGCGCTTAGGAACCTTTGGTCAACTCCATCCTAAAGTCCGCCAAGAGCGAGGTTTGCCGGATGCAGTCTACGCCTTTGAACTGGCTCTAGATGTACTATTCGACCAGCTTGAGCGTGAGGATTTGATCACCCCAATCTTTAAGCCCTTTTCCAGCTATCCGGGCTCCGGTCGAGATATTGCCTTCTATGCCCCGGTCGAAACCTCAGTGGCAGAGCTAGAGCGAGCCATCCGCAAGGCAGGCGGCGCACTCTTGGAAACCGTTGCATTATTCGATGAGTATCGCGGTAAAAATGTACCCGAAGGGAAGCGTAGCCTGGCCTTCCGCTTAGTCTATCGGGCGAGCGATCGCACCCTCACCGATGAGGAAGTCGAAAAGACCCATCAAAAAGTGCGCGATGTCCTCGTCGAAAAATTCGGCGTCGAAACCCGCAGCTAACCCCTTCACCCCTCCACCTCTTCACTTCCCACCCCTTGAACCTCAACGGAGAAAACCCATGCCCAAATACGTCCTCTGGGGCAGCTATTGCGATGATGTCCTCACCAAACGCGAACCTCATCGCCAAGCCCATCTCGACGGTTTAGCGAAGCAAAAAGAGTCGGGTGTACTGCTCACGATTGGCCCCACCAAGGATCTCACCCGTGTTTTTGGACTCTACGACGCCGATAGCGAAGAGGTAGTGCGGGAACTCGTAGAAGGTGATCCCTACTGGAAGCACGGGATCTGGACGGAATACACGATTCAGGAGTGGATTCAGGCGCTTTAGGTCTGACTAAATGAATGGCATAAGGGCGATCGCCCTCTGCAAGTTTTCCGTTTGTGAAATGCTCACGGAAAACTTTTTAATGGCTCGTTTGTTGGGTTTTCGTAAACCCTTTGGCGATCATCTCGGTAGCACGGAGATTGGGGGTAGAGACGCATTCGAAAAGGGCGATCGCACAACTGTAGAATCCGCAAGTCCTGAACGCCCATCAGTCAGTAAAAATCCTTGAACCATACCTAGCTCTAAAATTCTGCTATAGCTGTTGCCAGCTAGCTTAGGACATAGACATTTTGGTAGGGCGGGGCATAGCTAGAACTGGTTCACTACCTTTTCATTCTATCCATCACTTATTAGGCGACCAGTGCCGCGTGTCTCAGATATCGTGTTTTTACGTAGAAATGGTCTGAAATTTTATTGAAAAACTTTATGCTTGGAGTTGCGATTCTTAATGGGGCGGTGGGAATACTAGCTAGTAAGACATAAACCGTAACTCGAACAAAGTTA
The sequence above is drawn from the Synechococcales cyanobacterium T60_A2020_003 genome and encodes:
- a CDS encoding protein kinase gives rise to the protein MSYCLNPGCQYPHNPETAQFCQNCGAPMRLSDRYRAIKPIGHGGFGKTFLAVDEYRPSRPKCVIKQFCPDQLEAHRLVKAQELFHQEAVRLEHLGHHPQIPYLLAHFTQAPYHYLVQSYVDGQNLAQEMALSGVFSESQIYDLLTSLLPVLQFVHDCQVIHRDIKPANIVRRQRDQQLVLVDFGASKLVSDAALYQTGTVIGSAGYAAPEQAGGKAVFASDLYSLGVTCVHLLTNVPPFDLYSFTDGVWVWRDFLPAPISSELGQVLDRLLQPAISQRFPSAEAVLEVLGQIEPDRSRSLSRRGVRGQSSIQRPASAVLQGRSPQQATPKTPSSSGFRIRVSSQPLVWRCLHTLHAHANSVAAIAMSPTGKFFASAGFDRTIKLWHLGTGALITTFEGHRAPVLSIVFSPDGRSLISGSVDNTIRIWDVETEALQRQLTHQAIAAVTISLAMSPDGQAIVTGSDDHMVRIWQLGTGKLLRLIPHPRAVAAVAISPNGQFLISACTDNLIRIWNFSTGELIHTLDAHKRDVNCVAVHPENTLLVSGSSDNTVNLWDLESGVLKRSLIGHLDWVRAVCISPNGQLLASTSDDHTIKLWSLPKGTLLHTLTGTRDGHHRAVNAIAFSPDSRTLISGSGDRTLKIWRYQ
- a CDS encoding HAD family phosphatase — translated: MTFIPKSLQTAPDFVARLSDISLVATDMDGTLTLDGRFTIALLESWERLRQVGVEVLIVTGRSAGWVNGLSHYFPIVGAIAENGGLFYKTGHEHPDYLVDLEDISTHRQRLREMFDQLCQDFPNLRESGDNAFRLTDWTFDVTGLSDAELDQLGDRCRQQGWSFTYSTVQCHIKPATQDKADGLLTVLDRHFPRLNPDQVITVGDSPNDESLFDARRFPLSVGVANLRHYGDRLTHHPTVITTEAEVNGFCELVGAIVTAHTSG
- a CDS encoding peptidase M15A — its product is MAKLAADQRNYYYLIDAERTGIHKSILAALYAAHQSPFLNDEETGLGISPANRIPPDILKTFSGQVQYAANTLRSLTSVLTATGWRGTDIWDPDQGRYTDRFLQEIANGYTPNVNDFSAALLESTDFDTLKAAYLEDIAQSFQAVSMPQNLAYLDGALLTFAERVPRYYKGLVQQRDAVVEAFRLWRKFDNRQIAINFLREMPPHTPLTESIDEGMVDRGLMLFAQNVARHYSGYPNQREALIRLVQLWRQLDSREGAIASLQKNISAETDLALIDPALIAFVQRIPQQYQRKAEQRHAITEAYRLWRQLDSRASALTAIGIDPQSLSTAPENREQLLSVAAHLDRELLAFVKQIPITYHEEDHQREALIRLVQLWRKLKDQETALESLLDDVQRMQRAHPSSPEAAPPPQATPLPPRPSRWTPDNIQIYAAIIPNGTFTWAEATHGGTRMPPNQNAVDAIVRIARLAQEARNRIGRPFCIITWYCPTDDHTHVAGISQRHHGVGDAIDFYCEGLTGDQIYWALDPWWPGGLGRYAQYPYLCHLDARRERSRWIH
- a CDS encoding tocopherol cyclase family protein; this translates as MVRLFSSFPYSLQTPHSGYHWDGSDRRFFEGWYYRVTLPDIRQTFAFMYSIEDPIGGKPHSGGAAQILGPNDEYLCRSFADVSQFWAWRDGLGLGHWRSPSLDLQPQHLTPDEFEAQIREGYQATATWHQGTLRDPGTGHSARWQYEITPVYGWGNSDQPQQSTAGWLSQFQIFEPGWQILMAHGWATGWIEWKGDRYTFDHAPAYSEKNWGGSFPQKWFWLNCNAFENEPDLALTAGGGRRRVIAWMESVAMVGIHYRGQFYEFVPWNGSVNWEIHPWGTWRMWADNGDYAVELVGTTTHPGTPLRAPTEQGLVFCCCDTMHGSLTLRLYDKGDRTQPILEAHSQVCGLEVGGSPWTDVWRSEGQTASVMIG
- a CDS encoding isochorismatase family protein, giving the protein EIYHASPARNPSFMQQRHYPGVTAEVCVQITMREANNRGYECLLVEDATESYFPEVKQATLDMVCAQGGIVGWVGTTDDLISGIHALHAP